ATAACTTCCACACCAAGTTTGCAAGTTACTCTTTTCTTAAGTCGTCatagtggaaaaacgttttatctaattGTAACGGCCTACATCTAAATAACGGCTTACAATAACATTGACCCGTTCTGGATCAAAtttgcacagtcattaacatatatatattaaacactATCTTTGCGTCAGTCagaaaagaaatttattaatttgtaaactatattattttcattaattaatcccttgggattatctttttattttcggattttatttctgtttttattaattgcacatATGGTCTTATTGCCTATATTttgagagagtgtgcccgtaccccgccgcTGAGACGAGGAGAGGGCTTATTTAAAAcattcttaatgtttacattcggccaatcctgacatttgatcgacctcgatcatacaatttaatatacctacaacatacaatatacatatacaaatactgcttatcaaatacatattacaaacagaaactcacagttttatcacacgcatgcatccacgACTTGAGTCGGGCTGTTTCTAAGAAACCTTTGTAGGGCAATTAAGTTAGTTCAGCAAGGCCCTTTACTCTGAtaatcatactctgcttttatataagttgaacgctcttggcatccccagccttttccttgattggattcttcaatgtgtttctaagcgtacacaaaaggtcctccttaagtcttcattttctaagaccGTCCAAttgacctctggagtacctcagggtagtGATTTGGGTCCATttctattcactctttttataaatgatcttccattggtagtgacACATTCTTGTGTAAACGCAAGCAGTTTGCCGCTATTCTGGGTCATGCAGAACTGGAATCAGAAATGGGTCTTTTCACATTCAAGCATGTGCAGCTCATTTGCGAGAATATGATTAAAGAATCGGAGAATCAACTCTGTGAATTGTACGAGGTCCTATTGAAGACTAAGCTGACCGAGCAATATGATATCTTTGTCAAATTCACACACGATCAGATTCAACGTCGCTCTGAGCCAAAATCCAGCTATTTCACCTATTATTATAGCTGTAGCGTTATATTGGTTCTTGCTTGTTTATATGATTTATAAATCCGTTCATTGCTTAcgttttcaaataaatactgGTTCAAGCAAAACCATAGTTATTTATCACAATTCACTTTGAACTTCAATCATAGACAAAAGGAGTTAACAAAATCGACGAAagaaaattaatacaaatcctaatattaaataaaataatcataaaaaatcACGTTCTAGATAAGTCCTTGAAATTTTCGGAATCGGTTATCACCAATGTGTGGTATGTCACAAACTCTTGAGAATAAAACTTTCAAGTATGTTGTGAATTTACTGTTCCTCCAGGGCTGTTGGTTAAATCGACTCGCATGAGTTATTGTCTCAGGTTAATAGGTACGTACCATGTAGACAGAGTAGACATATTTGAATTTGTAgatgaaaatttcaaatcttAGCAAACGTCATAAATTTTCGACAATAATGTTCCAATCAGGTTGCTATTGCTATTAATTCTTCATTACCATCTTTGTAGCAATTTTAGGGTGCCTTTTAACAAATTTGTGCTGATTAACAAAGGAATGGCTTTTAATTCACGTAAACGTATCGTATCTTGGGTATGCATTGGATGTATGTCCAACAAAGCGTCGTCGATTGAGTTCAAATTCTCATAATACCCGCAATTCTGAAACGCCAAAAGTCACATTATGGGATTTGCCTTACACTGCTTGTTATCGCTTTGCAAAACACAGCAGCAGGAAACAGTCAAGTCCCTTctcaaagttcaaaatcacTCCTGACCAAATATACGATGGTCTTAATAGTACAATCAAAACACTAAAGAAGCCCAAGCAGATTGCCGCAATTCTAGGTCAAGCGGAACTGGATTCGGATAGGGGTCTTTTCACATTCAAGCAGGTGCAGCTCATTTGCGAGAATATGATTAAAGATTCAGAGCATAAACTCTGTGAATTCTACGAGGCCCTATTGACCAGTAACCTGACCGAGCAATATGATATTTTTGTCAAATTCACACACGATCACATTCAACGTCTCTCTGAGCCACAATCCAGCTATTTTACCTAAGATTACAGCTGTAGCGTTATGTTGGCTTATtgcttgtttatatattttataagtcCGTTCATTGCTTacgttttgaaataaatacgGGTTTAAGCAAAACcatacttatacttataaaCCATACTTTGAACTTCAatcataacaaaaaaaaaccataaaagtaAATCGGAAAAGACGAATTGAAGACGACAAAAAAGAGTTAACAAAATCGAcgaaatacattaaaaataaattcattttaatctagtatctaaaaattaaaacttatcctaatattaaataaaatgatcATTAAACTATAACCGGGACTGAGTTTATTCATCAGAAATGTTCCTCCAGGGTTGTTGGTTAAATCGACTCGTATGAGTGTTTGACTCAGGttaatctgtcggtaccatgtagagtGTCATTTGGTCTGATTAAATAGAAGATACCGAGTAGATCACAGGGAATAGACCGTCTATACCGAGCCGATCACAGAGAATAGACCGCCTCTTCATAACTAGCTATAGTGCTATtctttgtgtgtctgttttttcttattcGCAATTCATGCCGTGCTTTATATGCTTTGGCGAAGCAGGCTTTAACCTGTTTTCGTAGGGTGCCTTGAATGTACctcgcatagtatcgtcaacgttcTCAATTATTATCATAGTTTTTGGAGATAATTTTGTACGGAGTCAAGAAAGCATCGAAAATCTGGCATAGATTGTTGTTGCTAGTATTTAAAATTGTAgataaaattttgcaaaattagCAAACGGGATAGATTTTCGACAATAATATTCCAATCAAGTAACCCGAGAATTATTATTCAAGCAAAATGATAGTTGCTTTTAACGATTTTATTTGGATGAtttgaatttgtatttttaggGTGatgattaaaaaatttgtGCTGATTAACCAAggaatggcttttaatttATGTAAACTTATCGTATCTTGGGATGCATTGGATGTATGCCCAACAAAGCGTCGTCGATTAAGATTAAATTCTCATAATACATGCAATTCTGAAAAGCCAAAAGTCGCATTATGGGTGTTGCCGCCGAAATccgctaactgcccagcagacccgacgcagccaccaatgggttaacccatatcactcatgCTCTTTCACTTCCATACTTATacttaagcgccagcctacgtgctaggaaattaaccgttgcatcttgcgtTTTTAacttacatgttaggttctatgcttgttactaagcagcggacagaacagtttggttacaactgCGAGGAAGGGCGAataatttatagcggctcgcttacaaccACTACGGCTCAACTACCGGCTCGCTTACAACCTACTTAGCCtaccattagcataagaaatacagtACGGAAATCGCCGGGTATACGAATGCAGAAAATCTTATGCGGCTGCAAGGTAGCCTAAAGGGAAAAACTCGTGAGTTAGTTTAATCCAAACTCCTTTTACCAGCAATGGTCCCTGAAATCATACAAACATTACGGTCGGCCAGAGCATATTTTGCACAACTTACTGGAAAAAACGCGGCAACTACGCGCAATAAGACCGTCCAAttgacctctggagtacctcagggtagtcatttgggtccatttctattcactctttttataaatgatcttccattggtagtgacACATTCTTGGGCAAACGCAAGCAGTTTGCCGCAATTCTAGGTCAAGCGGAACTGGATTCGGAAAGGGGTCTTTTCACATTCAAGCAGGTCCAGCTCATTTGCGAGAATATGATTAAAGAATCGGAGAATAAACTCTGTGAATTCTACGAGGCCCTATTGACCAGTAGCCTGACCGAGCAATATGATATTTTGGTCAAATTCACACACGATCACATTCAACGTCTCTCTGAGCCACAATCCAGCTATTTTACCTAAGATTACAGCTGTAGCGTTATATTGGCTTATtgcttgtttatatattttataatccGTTCAGTGCTtaagttttgaaataaattctgGTTCAAGCAAAACCACAATTCGCTTTGGATTTCAGTCATAACAAAATCAGAACTTAAAAGGTTTTAGATCGAATAAACGCCAGAGACCTTGAGATACTGGTTCAAGCAAAACCACAATTCGCTTTGGATTTCAGTCATAACAAAATCAGAACTTAAAAGGTTTTAGATCAGTTTTAGAACTTCCACACCAAGTTTGCAAGTTACTCTTTCCTTAAGTCGTCatagtggaaaaacgttttatctaattGTAACGGCCTACATCTAAATAACGGCTTACAATAACAGTGACCCGTTCTGGATCAAAGttgcacagtcattaacatatatatattaaacactATCTTTGCGTCAGtcagaaaaatatttattaatttgtaaactctattattttcattaattaatcccttgggattgtctatattttcggattttatttctgtttttattaattgcacatgTGGTCTTATTGCCTATATTttgagagagtgtgcccgtaccccgccgcTGAGACGAGGAGAGGGCATATTTAAAAcattcttaatgtttacattcggccaatcctgacatctgatcgacctcgatctcgatatacatatacaagtactgcttatcaaatacatattacaaacagaaactcacagttttatcacaagcatgcatccacggcttgagtcgggctgattctaagatacctttgtagGGCAATTAAGTTAGTTCAGCAAGGCCTTTTACTCTGAtaatcatactctgcttttatataagttgaacgctcttggcatccccagccttttccttgattggattcttcaatgtctttctaagcgtacacaaaaggtcctccttaagtcttcattttctaagaccGTCCAAttgacctctggagtacctcagggtagtcatttgggtccatttctattcactctttttataaatgatcttccattggtagtgacACATTCTTGTGCAAACGCAAGCAGTTTGCCCCTATTCTGGGTCAAGCAGAACTGGAATCAGAAATGGGTCTTTTCACATTCAAGCATGTGCAGCTCATTTGCGAGAATATGATTAAAGAATCGGAGAATCAACTCTGTGAATTGTACGAGGTCCTATTGAACAGTAAGCTGACCTAGCAATATGATATCTTTGTCAAATTCACACACGATAAGATTCAACGTCGCTCTGAGTCACAATCCAGCTATTTCACCTATGATTATAGCTGCAGCGTTATATTGGCTTATTGCTTGTTTATATGATTTATAAATCCGTTCATTGCTTAcgttttcaaataaatactgGTTCAAGCAAAACCATAGTTATTTATCACAATTCGCTTTGAACTTCAATCATAACAAAAAAAGCCATAAAAGTAAATCAGAAAAGACGAATTGAAGACGACAAAAAAGagtcaacaataacaataacataaaaaattaattcattttaatctagtatctaaaaattaatacttatcctaatattaaataaaataatcatTAAACTATAACCGGGACTGAGTTTATTCATCAGAAATGTTCCTCCAGGGTTGTTGGTTAAATCAACTCGTATGAGTTTTTGACTCAGGttaatctgtcggtaccatgtagagtGTCCTTTGCTCTGATTAAATAGAAGATACTGAGGAGATCACAGGAATAGACCGTCTATACCGAGCCGATTACATCTCTGTCTATTCTCATAGACCGTCTCTTCATAACTAGCTATAGTGCTATtctttgtgtgtctgttttttcttattcGCAATTCATGCCGTGCTTTATATGCTTTGGCCACCGCGAAGCAGGCTTTAACCTGTTTTCGTAGGGTGTCTTGAATGTATctcgcatagtatcgtcaacatTCTCGAATTATTATCAGAGTTTTGGAGATAATTTTGTACGGAGTCAAGAAAGCAACGAAAATCTGGCATAGATTGTTGTTGATAGTATTTAAAATTGTAgattaaattttgcaaaattagCAAATCAAGTAACCCGAGAATTATTATTCAAGCAAAATGATAGTTGCTTTTAACGATTTGATTTGGATGATttgaatttgcatttttaGGGTGatgattaaaaaatttgtGCTGATCAACCAAGGAATGGattttaatttatgtaaaCTTATCGTATCTTGGGATGCATTGGATGAATGTCCAACAAAGCGTCGTCGATTGAGTTTAAATTCTCATAATACATGCAATTCTGAAAAGCCAAAAGTCGCATTATGGGATTTGCCTTAGGCAGCTTGTTATCGCTTTGCAAAACACAGCAGCAGGAAAAGTCCCTTctcaaagttcaaaatcacTCCTGACCAACTATTCGAGGGTCTTAATAATACAATCAAAACACTAAATAAAACCCAAGCAGTTTGCCGCAATGCTAGGTCAAGCGGAACTGAATTCGGATAGGGGACTTTTACATTCAAGCAGGTGCAGCTCATTTGCGAGAATATGATTAAAGAATCGGAGAATAAACTCTGTGAATTGTACGAGGCCCTATTGAAGAGTAAGCTGACCGAGCAATATGATATTCTTGTCAAATTCACACATGATCACATTCAACGTCTCCCTGAGCCACCATCCAGCTATTTTACCTAAGATTACAGCTGTTATTACAGCCGTTATGTTGGCTTATtgcttgtttatatattttataagtcCGTTCATTGCTTacgttttgaaataaatacgGGTTCAAGCAAAACCATTGCCTATATTTTGAgcgagtgtgcccgtaccccgccgcTGAGACGAGGAGAGGGCATATTTAAAAcattcttaatgtttacattcggccaatcctgacatctgatcgacctcgatctcgatatacatatacaaatactgcttatcaaatacatattacaaacagaaactcacagttttatcacacgcatgcatccatatacaatatacaatatacatatacatatacatatacaaatactgcttatcaaatacatattacaaacagaaactcacagttttatcacacgcatgcatccacggcttaagtcgggctgattctaagatacctttgtagggcaatggagtaagttgacaatcgtcaatatcagtgacttcCTAACGGAATTTGGAAGGactcgatttatcttataaggacCTTAGGATCGTAAGACATCagtgcacccgtcttacttgtctttcgaaaacaatagagctgacactgatcaggcaattgccgatatgtttgctgattttttcaaaacagcTTTGtcctcttcgatttatcaagcaaatcaTCCTTATCCTCATCTTTTGCAATCGTCTAACTGCATTTTAGTCCTTATGTTTAATGAAAGttcggttcttagcgtgctcagttcATTGAAACCAGTATGTGCACCTGGCGCAATACCAGCCTGCGTATTAAGTTTTTGTGCAGAGgccctatgtaagccaatacttaatttgtttacaccgtctatctggaaggaatcatgtattattcctcttcataaaaaggggTAAAGTCCGGAGCCTCCAATTAAAcgggtatttctaaattgtctgccatacccaaagcatttgagaaagTAATAACTgctcaattgcagcatttcTGTAGCTCAAATAGTTCGTcctcccaacatgggtttaaaaacgtagatcgacaactactaccctgttagaatttacatctctCTCAATCAAAGGATTCAAGACTGCCGTGAAAACTGACTTCATgtatactgacttcagcaaggcctttgactgtgataatcatactctgcttttatGTAAGTTGAACGCTCTTagcatccccagccttttcCTTGATTgaattcttcaatatctttctaagcaTACACAAAATGTCCTCattaagtcttcattttctaagaccGTCCAAttgacctctggagtacctcagggtagtcatttgggtccatttctattcactctttttataaatgatcttccattggtagtgacACATTCTTGTGCAAACGCAAGCAGTTTGCCGCTATTCTGGGTCAAGCAGAACTGGAATCAAAAATGGGTCTTTTCACATTCAAGCATGTGCAGCTCATTTTCGAGAATATGATTAAAGAATCGGAGAATCAACTCTGTGAATTGTACGAGGTCCTATTGAACAGTAAGCTGACCGAGCAATATGATATCTTTGTCAAATTCACACACGTTCAGATTCAACGTCGCTGAGCCACAATCCAGCTATTTCACCTAAGATTATAGCTGTAGCGTTATATTGGCTTATtgcttgtttatatattttataagtcCGTGCATTGCTTacgttttgaaataaatacgGGTTCAAGCAAAATCATAGTTATTTATCACAATTCGCTTTGAACTTCAATCATAACAAAAAAAGCCATAAAAGTAAATCGGAAAAGACGAATTGAAGACGACAAAAAGGAGTTAACAAAATCGAcgaaatacattaaaaattaattcattttaatctagtatctaaaaattaatacttatcctaatattaaataaaataatcatTAAACTATAACCGGGACTGAGTTTATTCATCAGAAATGTTCCTCCAGGGTTGTTGGTTAAATCGACTCGCATGAGTTATTGTCTCAGGTTAAtatgtcggtaccatgtagacatAGTAGACATATTTGAATTTGTAGATGGAAATTTCAAATCTTAGCAAACGTGATAAATTTTCGACAATAATGTTCCAATGAGGTAACCCTAGATTTATTATTCAAGCAAAATCATATACTTTTCACGATTCGATTTTGATTTCAATCATAAATAAATCAGAACTCGTCTTATCCGTCATcataacgaaaaaaaaaaacaaataaaaagtggaaaacaaaaatgtaaataattgtGAATGTGAAACAAGAACTTGCTATTAATTTCTTCATTACCATCTTTGTAGCAATTTTAGGGTGCTTATTAACAAATTTGTGCTGATTAACCAAggaatggcttttaatttACGTAAACGTATCGTATCTTGGGATGCATTGGATGTATGTCCAACAAAGCGTCGTCGATTGAGTTCCAATTCTCATAATACCCGCAATTCTGAAACGCCAAAAGTCACATTATGGGATTTGCCTTACGCCGCTTGTTATCGCTTTGCAAAACACAGCAGCAGGAAACATTCAAGTCCCTTctcaaagttcaaaatcacTCCTGACCAAATATACGAGGGTCTTAATAATACAATCAAAACACTAAAGAAACCCAAGCAGTTTGCCGCAATTCTAGGTCAAGCTGAACTGGATTCGGAAAGGGGTCTTTTCACATTCAAGCAGGTGCAGCTCATTTGCGAGAATATGATTAAAGAATCGGAGAATAAACTCTGTGAATTGTACGAGGCCCTATTGACCAGTAATCTGACCGAGCAATACGATATTTTTGTCAAATTCACACATGATCACATTCAACGTCTCCCTGAGCCACCATCCAGCTATTTTACCTAAGATTACAGCTGTTATTACAGCCGTTATGTTGGCTTATtgcttgtttatatattttataagtcCGTTCATTGCTTacgttttgaaataaatacgGGTTCAAGCAAAACCATAGTTATTTATCACAATTCGCTTTGAACTTCAATCATAACAAAAAAAGCCATAAAAGTAAATTAGAAAAGACGAATTGAAGACGACAAAAAAGAgttaacaataacaataacaaaaaattaattcattttaatcTACCATCTTTAATCTACCGTCTATACCGAGCCGATCACAGAGAATAGCTATAGTGCTATTCTTTGTGTatctgttttttcttattcGCAATTCATGCCGTGCTTTATATGCTTTGGCGAAGCAGGCTTTAACCTGTTTTCGTAGGGTGCCTTGAATGTACctcgcatagtatcgtcaacgttcTCAATTATTATCATAGTTTTTGGAGATAATTTTGTACGGAGTCAAGAAAGCAACGAAAATCTGGCATAGATTGTTGTTGCTAGTATTTAAAATTGTAgataaaattttgcaaaattagCAAACGGGATAGATTTTCGACAAATTCCAATCAAGTAACCCGAGTATTATTATTCAAGCAAAATGTTAGTTGCTTTTCACGATTTGATTTGGATGAtttgaatttgtatttttaggGTGCTGGTTAAAAAATTTGTGCTGATTAACCAGGGAATGTCTTTTAATTTATGTAAACTTATTGTATCTTGGGATGCATTGGATGAATGTCCTAAAAAGCGTTGTCGTTTAAGTTTAAATTCTCATAATACATGCAATTCTGAAAAGCCCAAATTCGCATTATGGGATTTGCCTGTGAATTGTGCGAGACCCTATTGACCAGTAAGCTGACCGAGCAAACTGATATCTTTGTCAAATTCACACACGATCACATTCAACGTCGCTCTGAGCCACAATCCAGCTGTTTCACCTAAGATTATAGCTGTAGCGTTATATTGGCTTATtgcttgtttatatattttataattttttattttatttaatatttttttcttatcgataattatctttgtgctgtgtatttaaatttttctatttattcttatatatataaatttatttatttttttttttttttgccttgtgtttcttttggctttataatggcttattgtctacctacttgcaagcattctgatcgttttgatgatcagtatagagcaatatcttgttggctctgcgataatcttagtcacttaaaatgtgctggcctcaatggccgcgactacgacaaattttctggtttggtctgtgtctaagcctgagcttggcttaatgcgctggacttgcccatcttgtgccagccagcagcttgattttagccgtatgtatagggatcttcgtttaaggtttctttctttaaacaaactggccaaacagctgtcaaacgagtgtgactctagcgttcaattattgtcgcaattcaaatttgttccaccttctgagaaattgcacaagaaatgtacccttgagttgcctcgtaagcagtcgccagctctctctattacttcctctccgattttactttcgcctacaccatcttcttgtccctctttatgctcttcttttcagattgaagtacccattacaagccctggtgtacctcaatctatccgtcacgggaactctgatcaatcacaggatcatgccggctctcaatcacttgcggatcccaatgctcctccgcctccactaactgtagtgcctcatcgcaaacaattatttatttctaggcttgctccagatacttctgagtcgtctgtggcagcttacattggtaatatttgccctgctaaggttttaattcaaaagtttaagttttctaggcctcgcgaaatctcctcttttaaaattacagtaccaaatgagtacttctcagctatggttgaccctaatttttggccagaggccctagttgtacacgagtttgcgcccaataagcgctctcgtccgttgcctgtccaccttcctactttatcttctgcttcaaaaaactaataacgtctagtctttgcattcattatcaaaatgtaagaggacttcttaccaagctgtcgaaccttttctgtgatagccaaaccttttcagctgacatattagctttctctgaaacttggcttaactcctctgttctagataatgaaattctttctaataactttatttcttataggcttgatcgtgttggtcgtcgtggcggtggagtacttattgctgtcaactcgaatctgtgttcaagtgttgtgccgattgacctgcccttaggtgttgagtttatttgcgtcgaaattacatgttccaactttagcttatatatttcttgtttatatattcctccagcttctgatataacgacctatatgcatcatgctgatgctttgcaaactatttttaatcgtcttaaagatcgcgatttccttatagttttaggtgatttcaacttgcctaatatttcttggcttgttgatgataatctatctttcttaattccttcatctcaacatgtttttcttgatagcctacttgaatgtccgctatatcagttgaattcgtTCCTTAACTCTtgtaaaagaatccttgattttgtttctgtctctgatcccactgttagtgctgtatcccgaacacagctcctagtgaaacctgaagatccctatcaccctaccattgaacttactatttcttacaattccgttactaattcatttaataacatcgcaaattctcgtcgtagatgttttcgtaaaacaaatttcaatcttcttaatagccttactttctcttttgattggtcatttctatttgagtgctgcgatatagatcgtgcagtgaagtttttctactctgctcttaattctctaattgataaatgcgttccttatgtgaatgtctctactgtctccagcgcgccagtctggttcacacgtaggctctctaatctccgtaatattaaatcgagatattttaaaagatttaaaaaactggttc
This DNA window, taken from Drosophila willistoni isolate 14030-0811.24 unplaced genomic scaffold, UCI_dwil_1.1 Seg765, whole genome shotgun sequence, encodes the following:
- the LOC111518954 gene encoding akirin-like isoform X2, which produces MAFNLRKRIVSWDALDVCPTKRRRLSSNSHNTRNSETPKVTLWDLPYAACYRFAKHSSRKHSSPFSKFKITPDQIYEGLNNTIKTLKKPKQFAAILGQAELDSERGLFTFKQVQLICENMIKESENKLCEFYEALLTSSLTEQYDILVKFTHDHIQRLSEPQSSYFT
- the LOC111518954 gene encoding akirin-like isoform X1, with protein sequence MAFNLRKRIVSWDALDVCPTKRRRLSSNSHNTRNSETPKVTLWDLPYAACYRFAKHSSRKHSSPFSKFKITPDQIYEGLNNTIKTLKKPKQFAAILGQAELDSERGLFTFKQVQLICENMIKESENKLCELYEALLTSNLTEQYDIFVKFTHDHIQRLPEPPSSYFT